Proteins co-encoded in one Bacillaceae bacterium S4-13-56 genomic window:
- the wrbA gene encoding NAD(P)H:quinone oxidoreductase, protein MSNVKLAVIFYTMGGVNHQLAKWAEEGGKEAVAEVKVLKVQELAPESVIEQNEVWKLTTEAVKDVPVATSDDIEWADAIIFSVPTRFGNMPSQMKQFLDIQGGLWASGKTVNKVVSAMVSAQNPHGGQESTILSLYTSMMHWGAIIVPPGYTDPVLFGAGGNPYGTSVSVNEEGKMVENVEAAVKHQAKRTVQIAKKVK, encoded by the coding sequence TTGTCAAATGTAAAATTAGCAGTCATTTTTTACACCATGGGTGGAGTGAATCATCAGCTAGCAAAGTGGGCAGAAGAAGGTGGAAAAGAAGCTGTAGCTGAAGTGAAAGTGTTAAAAGTTCAGGAGCTAGCACCTGAATCTGTCATTGAACAAAATGAAGTATGGAAATTAACTACAGAGGCAGTTAAGGATGTACCTGTAGCAACCTCCGATGATATCGAGTGGGCAGATGCAATCATCTTTAGCGTTCCAACACGATTTGGGAATATGCCGTCTCAAATGAAACAATTCCTTGATATACAAGGTGGTCTTTGGGCAAGTGGAAAAACAGTGAATAAAGTCGTCAGTGCCATGGTCTCAGCCCAAAACCCGCATGGAGGTCAAGAATCGACCATTCTTTCTTTATATACATCCATGATGCATTGGGGAGCCATTATTGTACCTCCTGGCTACACCGACCCAGTTCTATTCGGTGCAGGTGGAAACCCATACGGGACAAGTGTTTCCGTTAATGAAGAAGGTAAGATGGTGGAAAATGTTGAAGCAGCAGTTAAGCATCAAGCGAAACGCACCGTACAAATTGCGAAGAAAGTGAAATAA